The region GAGATTCGAGAGTTAATTCCCCAGGTGGAATGCGCGGAAGTAAAGTCCGGGGTCAGTTCTGCGGCAGGCTACACGCTTGCACACCCGGCCGCCTGTGAACTGATTCGTGAGACGTCGGAGCGAGCAATGAAGCGCCTGGCGGAGTTCAAGCCCTATCGCGTCGAGGGTCCGGTTGAGGTGAAAGTGGAGTTCACGACCCCCGGCGCTCCGGGACCGGGGCCCCGCCGTGCCAGCCGGCGCATTGATGAGCGGACCGTGGTCTATACGGGAAACAACATTATCGATGCGTGGTTCAAGTTTGGAAGGCTGTAGCGAGGGCGGCGGAAACCTTCAGGGGGCATCCCGTTAGAAGCTGAGGGCCTTCGCCAGGCACTTACGCCTGGACAATCTTCTCTCTGTGCTGCGTCAGGCTTCCGGTGGCATTCCGCGTGTCCACCACAAGTTGGGCATTGGCTGCGATGAATCCATAGTCATAGGATGAATGATCGGTGGCGATGAGGACTGCGTCGTAGCCCGCAAGCGACTCCGCGGTCAGCGCGACTGACTCGAGCCCCAGGTCGTACTGCCGCATCTTATGCAGCCGCTCGAAATACGGGTCATTGTAGTCAACGGTAGCGCCGCGCTCCTGAAGCAGCTCGATGATTCTGAGCGAGGGCGATTCCCGCAGATCATCAACATCCTTCTTGTAGGAAATGCCGAGCACCAGAATGCGCGCGCCATAGAGGCACTTGCTTCGCCGGTTCAAGGCGTCTGACAGGCGCTCAATCACGTGATGAGGCATGGAGGTGTTGATTTCGCCGGCCAGCTCGATGAAGCGGGTCGGAAACTCATATTCCCGGGCCTTCCAGGTGAGGTAGAAGGGATCGATGGGAATGCAATGCCCGCCCAGGCCGGGCCCCGGATAAAAGGCCGAAAATCCAAACGGCTTGCTCTTGGCGGCGCCAATGATCTCCCAGATGTCGAGCCCCATGCGCTGGCAGAGCAGCTTCAACTCATTTACCATGGCGATGTTGACGCTGCGGTAGATATTTTCCAGCAGCTTGGTCATTTCCGCGGCGCGGGACGAGCTGACCATGATAATCCGGCTAAAGGCCGCCTCATACAGCAGCTTTGTCGCTGTGGCGCTTGCGGCGTTGACGCCTCCCACGACCTTCGGA is a window of Terriglobia bacterium DNA encoding:
- a CDS encoding nucleotide sugar dehydrogenase, producing MSTTPDSRVPAQNEILSAFNQLVQQKTVQVGIVGLGYVGLPIALLFSGKGISATGFDIDSTKVNRLQQGQSYIKHIPEAAIADALRRGHFKATTDFSELRGMDAIIICVPTPLDDHREPDLTYVENTAQSISAHLRPGQLVVLESTTYPGTTEEVVLPILERSGLRCQVFPYAVEDGAAVGPDSPGIDFLLAFSPEREDPGNPVFKTHQIPKVVGGVNAASATATKLLYEAAFSRIIMVSSSRAAEMTKLLENIYRSVNIAMVNELKLLCQRMGLDIWEIIGAAKSKPFGFSAFYPGPGLGGHCIPIDPFYLTWKAREYEFPTRFIELAGEINTSMPHHVIERLSDALNRRSKCLYGARILVLGISYKKDVDDLRESPSLRIIELLQERGATVDYNDPYFERLHKMRQYDLGLESVALTAESLAGYDAVLIATDHSSYDYGFIAANAQLVVDTRNATGSLTQHREKIVQA